CGCTGCAGGGCCTCGCTGAACTCGCCGTCCATCCAGAGGATCGCGCCCCAGTCGTTGGTGCTGGCGGTCTTGGCGTTACGCAACGTGGTGGCCACACCCTTGAAATTCGGGAAATCCTTGACCACGTTGCCGATCATCAGCTTGAACCCCTGCGGGTCCAGCTTGCTCAGGCCCTTGTCCACACCCGGGACCTCGTAGCCGAACGCGGCGGTGAAATCCTCCTCGTTGCCGATCATCACATCCACCAGCGGGGCGATGCGCCGGTTGACCTGCTTGGCTTTCTCGGTGCCGCCGTGGTTCTGCCACAGGCTGGCCCGGAAGTTGAGGTCGAAGCTGGTGATCGTGCCGTGCTTCTTGGCGCATTCCATGGCCTCGATGATGAAATCGCCGGTGGAGTCACCCAGGGCGGCGAAAATGCCGCCGCAGTGGAACCAGCGGACCCCGTCCTGCCCGAAAATCTTCTCCCAGTCGATATCGCCGGGCTTGAGCTGGCTGGCGGCGCTGTTGGCGCGGTCGGAGCAGCCCAGGGCGGCGCGGCAGCCGAACCCGGCCTCGGTGAAATTGAGGCCCACGCGGCAACTACGTCCCAGCCCGTCATACGGCACCCACTTGACATAGCCCATGTCCACACCACCCTGAAGGATCAGGTCCTCCAGAAGGTGCCCGACCTCGCTGTCCGGAATCGAGGTGACCACCGCCGCGCGCATCCCGAAACACTTGCGCAGGCCGCGGGCCACGTTGTATTCGCCGCCGCCCTCCCAGACCCGGAAAGCACGGGTGGTGCGGATACGCACATCGCCCGGGTCGAGGCGGAGCATGATCTCGCCCAGGGAGAGGATGTCGAACTTGCAGCTTTCGGCGCTCTTGATTTTGATCGTGTTCATGGCTGTGGTTCCTCCTGCCTGCAGTTCAATATTTGTAAGTGAATCTTGATTCCGGCTGTGGGGAAAGCTCTTTCCGCCGACCGGACGCACGGGGGACGTATGGAGGGGAATAATATAAGGTTTCGCTCTTTCTGGCAAGAGGATGGGGAGGGCTGTAACACATGCGGGCGATATTATCTGTTTGCATGGGATTATTGCATGTAGGGGGAACGAAGGGGATTTTATATAAAAGAGAAGGGCACGGCCTGCCGTGCCCCATAAATCAGCCGCAACCCGGATGGGTTCACCTCACCCCTGCCAGGGCACAGGCCCACAAAGGGCGCGCAGGTTGGCAGTCGGCGTGCCGGAGGGTATCTCGCAGCCCGCGCCCACCATGAACGGGTTACCCACGGTTTCGTAAGCGCGCAGCACTGTCTCGCGGATCGACTGGGGGTCACCTGCGGCCACGCCCGCGGCCGGGTCGATGTTGCCGCAGAGGGTTACGCCGTTTCCCACGGCCTGACGCGCCCGGCGCATGTCCACCATGTGGTCCACGTCCAGGATGTCCACCCCCAGAGCGGAGATGCCGGGCAACAGGCCGCTGATGTTGCCGCAGATATGCAACCGCACCCGCGCCCCGAACGAGTGCACTGCCTCCACAAGCTGTTTCTCGCGCGGCTGTATCAGGCGTTCGTATTGATCGGGCGAGACCTGGCTCGCGATGGCGTCCCCGATGCCCACCGTGTCCGCCCCGGAGTCCACCTGCGCCTTGGCGAACCGTATCCCCGCCTCCACGCAGCGGTCCATCAGGGCTTCGCAGAACGGCTCATCGTCCATCAGGTCTATCAGGAAATTCATCACCGTGCGCAGGTCGGCGGCCTCGGCTGCCGGTCCCTCGATCCAGCCCAGGATCGAATGCTCGCCCCGGTCGCGCGCCTTGAACAGGCGCACCGCCTCCACCCGGTCCAGCATGCGGCCGCCTTCGGCCAGAGGGTCGGGCTGCGGAAGGCTGTCCAGGTCTTTCGAGGCCTCCAGCGGCGGATGCGGGCAGCGCGGGACACCATCCGCCACGTAATGCACCGCCCCGCCGAAACCGTGGGTCTCGCGGTAGGGGTCGGAGATCACGCTGAGCTGGTCCATCCCGAAATCCCGCGCGCAGGCGAGATTGGACTCCACCAGCACCCGGTGGTCGCTGGCGAACGCGCCGTAGTTGGAGCCGATATGCTCGGCCGCGTACTGCATCAGGATCGGCAGGCGGGGCAGGAAATCGACAGAGTCGCCGCGCAGGATGGCGTTGTAGCGTTCGAGGGAGGTCATGGTCTGGTTATCCGGTAGGCTTTCGCGTTATGGGTAAAATATTACCGATTCACTTGTCGGGGCTGCGGTCCAGATACTGGATGAATTCTACCGGTGCGCCGTTGTCCTCGATAAAAGCCACCCGGAGGCCATCCAAGGGGCTGTTGGGCTGGATCAGGATTTTCTTTCCGGCCAGCTCCGCGCTCAGGTCATCGACCCGAAAAGCGATGTGGGGCACGGTCCGGACCAGCTCCGGCAGCGGGCTGCCCGGCTCGAACCGCATCCATTCGATACGGTACGGGCTGGTGTCGTAGCCCGAAACATACATCCCGAATTTCTCAAGGAAGGTTTCGCCTTCCCGTTTCACCTTGGTCGGTATGCCCAGGTGGTGGTATTCTCGTGCCATTTTTCCTCAACACGGGCCATGCGACATGAAAATCAATTTTTCTCTTTGAGCCAACCCCGCTCACAGAATATCTGCTGCACCCGCTCGAAATCCTCGACCGTAAACCCGATTTTCATCCTCTTGCCGCGCAGGCTGGCGATAAAGGCTTTTTTGCGCCCGCTGCGCCGCAGGTCCTGCGGGAACCAGGTGCGGAAATCGCCGGTGCCCTGGATGCGGTACTTACCGGTCCGCAGGTTCAAATCCACCGTGTCCAGAGAGACAATATCCCCCAGCCGCACGGTCTTGCGGCCGAAAGGCCCGAAATAGTAGCCGTTCAGGACAAACCGGTCGGGATAGAACTCGATCAAACGGTCCTGATAGAGCAGGCTCGCATCCTCGATCTTCCGTTTCCGGGCCGGAATAAAACCGATCACGATGATGAGGTTGGCGAGTAAGATCACCACCACCAGACGTATTATCAGCGGGTCGATCACCATCCTGGCGCCTCCAGGAGAGGATTCACTGCTCCACGCTCGGATACCCCCGGCTATCCCAGGTGATCGGCGCGACCCAGGGATAACGGCCGGTCCTTTCCTTGTCCCAGGCGTGGTAGCAGACCCACCAGGCGCCGTCCGGCCCGACAAACACCGAGTTGTGCCCCGGCCCCCACTGGCCCTCCACGGTGTGAAGCAGGGCGTACGGCTCACCATCCGAGCCGCGCATCCGCTCCCAGGGCCCGTCGAGGCTCGACGAGCGCGCCACGGTCACGTGGTAGGAGCCATCGCGCCAGTTGCCGCGGCTGGAGAACAGGTAGAACACGCCCTCGCGCCGGATCACGAACGGTCCCTCCTCCCATTCCACTGTCTCATCCGGGAACACCAGCCTGGGCTCGTTCGCCAGGTGCAGCGGATCGACAAAGCGGTCCACCAGGAGCTGGCCCACGTGCGGGTTGCCCTCGTTGCCGGTATAGAAAAGGCGGCCGTCCTGCGGTGTTAAAAA
This genomic stretch from bacterium harbors:
- a CDS encoding sugar kinase, which gives rise to MNTIKIKSAESCKFDILSLGEIMLRLDPGDVRIRTTRAFRVWEGGGEYNVARGLRKCFGMRAAVVTSIPDSEVGHLLEDLILQGGVDMGYVKWVPYDGLGRSCRVGLNFTEAGFGCRAALGCSDRANSAASQLKPGDIDWEKIFGQDGVRWFHCGGIFAALGDSTGDFIIEAMECAKKHGTITSFDLNFRASLWQNHGGTEKAKQVNRRIAPLVDVMIGNEEDFTAAFGYEVPGVDKGLSKLDPQGFKLMIGNVVKDFPNFKGVATTLRNAKTASTNDWGAILWMDGEFSEALQRPDLQIYDRVGGGDSFASGLIYGLMNGKTPAEAVNYGAAHGALAMTTPGDTTMATLKEVEKVMKGGGARVQR
- a CDS encoding uroporphyrinogen decarboxylase family protein, translating into MTSLERYNAILRGDSVDFLPRLPILMQYAAEHIGSNYGAFASDHRVLVESNLACARDFGMDQLSVISDPYRETHGFGGAVHYVADGVPRCPHPPLEASKDLDSLPQPDPLAEGGRMLDRVEAVRLFKARDRGEHSILGWIEGPAAEAADLRTVMNFLIDLMDDEPFCEALMDRCVEAGIRFAKAQVDSGADTVGIGDAIASQVSPDQYERLIQPREKQLVEAVHSFGARVRLHICGNISGLLPGISALGVDILDVDHMVDMRRARQAVGNGVTLCGNIDPAAGVAAGDPQSIRETVLRAYETVGNPFMVGAGCEIPSGTPTANLRALCGPVPWQG
- a CDS encoding VOC family protein; this encodes MAREYHHLGIPTKVKREGETFLEKFGMYVSGYDTSPYRIEWMRFEPGSPLPELVRTVPHIAFRVDDLSAELAGKKILIQPNSPLDGLRVAFIEDNGAPVEFIQYLDRSPDK